A window of Daphnia pulicaria isolate SC F1-1A chromosome 10, SC_F0-13Bv2, whole genome shotgun sequence contains these coding sequences:
- the LOC124314291 gene encoding endocuticle structural glycoprotein SgAbd-3-like: MKFIIALAFLAAVALAAPQGDKKPIEIVSSNSEMNADGSYSFDFESADGTKVSESGSQKQVGPKPEDIGTVSKGSYSYTSPDGVVITVNWTADENGFQATGDHLPTPPPMPEHVVKMLADLKAAGVL, from the exons ATGAAATTC ATCATCGCTCTCGCTTTCTTGGCTGCTGTAGCCCTTGCCGCACCTCAAGGGGACAAGAAGCCAATTGAAATTGTGTCATCCAACAGCGAAATGAACGCTGATGGCAGCTATTCTTTCGA TTTCGAAAGCGCTGATGGCACCAAGGTCTCCGAGAGCGGCAGCCAGAAGCAAGTTGGACCTAAACCCGAGGATATCGGCACCGTCTCCAAGGGATCTTACTCGTACACCTCTCCCGATGGTGTCGTCATCACCGTCAACTGGACCGCCGATGAAAACGGTTTCCAGGCCACCGGTGACCACCTCCCCACTCCTCCCCCCATGCCCGAGCACGTCGTCAAGATGCTCGCCGACTTGAAGGCCGCCGGTGTCCTGTAA